CTTGACGGTGGCCAGGGGCTGGCTGCCTTAACTGagtgtcatatatatatatatatatctttatctatATGAGTTAAAGCTTAAAACTCATGTGCTTAAAGAAAGGGGAAAAGAGAATATTGCTCTGCAAGTATTTGCTCAagttatttaaatgtgtttgggttgcatattttttggctTTCGCGCAATTCGCCGCCGCCAGAGCCCCAAGCAATCAACTGTCTGACGCGAGTCGGAATTGCAGCGGGAAAAACACAGCTTCCCTTGGagcaaacgaaaaaaaaaaagccccAAGCCCGGACGAAGATAAGCTCACAGCCTCACAGCCCTACAAAAGCAACAATCGTACGCTCAGCCGGAGCCAGTTACCATGAGAGCAGCAACGTCTCAAGTCGAGCAGCTAGTTTTAGTGCTCATCGTTTGTCTGGCGGCATTAGGCAGCAGCCAGGCATACGAAGTGCCCAGAGCCACAGTCAAAGTGAATACGCCGCACGGATTTGAGGTCTCCGTACCAGACGAGCCGGGTATTACGTTGTTCGCCTTCCATGGCAAACTCAATGCGGAAATGGAAGATCTCGGCGATCAAACCTGGGCCACCGACGTCGTCAGTGCACGCAACGGGCGCTGGACATATCACAATCGCCAGCAAAAGCTGCAGCCAGGAGATGTGCTCTACTACTGGACAACCGTCAGATACAATGGCCTGGACTTTCATAGCTATAACCAGCGACATCAGGTGGGCCAGGACGATGCTAAAAGCCAAAATGTCACCATCGATCTGACCACCAAAGGAGGATCCCATTTACCAATCAATATCAATGGAAACCCcaccataaatatatttgtatcatAATCACGCAGACACCTTGTGGAAGTTCCCAGCCGGAAATGACACAACAATCAGCAAATAACTTTATAGTAGCAACGCGAATTCTTAAAACGTTTTTTTAAATTCCAAGTGCCTTACTTCAaagtattaattaaatatgcgcTAAATTCATAGgcaaaacaacacaaaacaaagtacaaaacgaacaaaaaattCGGAAATTGTtacgcgaaaataaaaattaaattatataagtaagttgtatatatataaatatttaaaaatgtacattttttgaTTCAACAAAGCATGtgccagtttttttttgcataaatcTACAGATGTAGAGTCATAATCAGTAGCACATACGTCATCTGATCGTCTTTCGCATAAACTGTTGTTCTTCAACTTGACGTTCTTGGTGGGAATCCCAACaggttaatttttattatttgtttgatcATTACGGTTATGTTAATTGATTAGTGtttaataattgtttatagtcttaaattgaataacataatatttttGGGCAAGATCAGTATCAAGAGTCGAGTCAGTATGGCCAGTCCGCTTGtatgtttctatatatatatctttataattatatatatcgcGTAGCGACAAATCTTACGCTgtcaaaacttaatttttttgtaaaaaaaaaaaaagtaatcaTTACATTACATTAAATCAAGTATACGTATATTTGCAACGCAAACACCTTTTCttcaaatttacaaaaataaactcaGCCCAGCTTTCGTTCAGCTTTCATCATTCAAAATTGACTGAATTTATTTTCCTATGTTtagtatatatttgtgtgccGGTAACAACAAATTTTGGACTCTGCACATGTCAAACTCATTTCGATTTGCATTGTTTTCCAAAGTGCCATAAATCAAAAGAGCACTTTGTCACAGATACCCAAGTAAGTATCCGGGACGTATAAATCATTTTGAAAAGTTCTCCGCATGCGTGTGAAATAATGTGCGAGTAATGGCTGCTTCAAAATTACCGCAATGCATTGAAAATGCAAAGACTCACACTCAAGCAGATAGGAGTGCACTAGTCGAGAGTACTCGACTAAATGATACCCTGTGCACAGGTAAGAATTGGGTCTGACATCtgaaaacatttatttctAAATGCGaatacataattaaaaattatccATGtgtaaaaaatcaaaagatgACTCTGACTAAATTATATTGAAGAACAATAGCCAACCTTTGCctaactgaaaactgaaaacatgGTGTGTCTTTTCTTTGCTcccaaattgaaatataagATTAAACTTATATCTATTACGATATAAGGTGAattatttagaatttaaaaCGAATTTGATGCGAGTTAAGTGTACGTGTCCTCGCCTATTTTAAAGATTGAGTCTAAATCTACCTAGATATCTTTCaagataaatattaataatacttaAAGTCTCATCTATGTCTGCCCGTTACACATATAAGCACAACTTCTTTATCCTCGTTTTTATACCCAAAATGGGCACAGGGTAAAAAcgggtaaacaaaaaaaaaaaaagacaaataagaaaagaaataaaaataaaaaacttgctCAAACTATTCACGCAGGTAGTTCTGATATCAGAATCGAGCATTGGCCTTTTGGCAGCAAATATTCGAGTAAACAACTGCACAAAGGTTACTTTTGGCCCATTTAACTTTCACTTGAGCCAAACAAAAGCAGATAAAACTTTTTGCTTAGACAGAACAAGCACAATACAAAGTCACAAATCCATTCGGTTTTTATCGACACAAGTGCTTAGAAGTTTTTTCTTCACAGGGCCAAAGTGCTGATATCTGTTGCTGCTATGGTACTTAAAGAAATGACAAATGGATATTGGTTTTGTGTAATTGTAAACTATAGTttaaattcttatttatttagttattagGCAAGCATCTACTTAATGTTAAAGATCACTTAGTATAAATGCAGTTGAAGGCTCAACAACAATGCTATCCCTCAGATTGcgaatatataataataatataataaataaaaattctatccctcaatttaatttgtaatgCATTTATTAACTATTCTATGCGTATCATATTATTCATATGAATTCGCCTTTGAAATTATCAACAACTATCTGAAACAAGGGTAACATTTGTTTTCAGCTTCACTATACCAAATGATTGGAGTATATTTGACAACCTTATCCTTTTTCAGCCATTTAtctacaaattaaatatcgatatctatagTTCCATAGAagacaaaatatttaagctagATTCTTATGAAGCAAAACTGGAATTGTTAAGAtaccttttgtttttactaAGCAAATACATCTACCTTTTATGTAATTTCCAATCTGAAAGAAATATAGCATGAATTTATTCATGATTTCGTGGGTTTTATCGTAGTATAATGATTTCAGTTACTTTTGGGGATCTTCAATAAAGGTTAACTAAAGGACATGGTAAGCGGAGTAATGATAGTGTGTATCAAATAAGAGTTTCTATTGCATTATATTACTATCACATTATTATATCTAATATGAAAGCTGAAAGTGACCCTATTATATGTTTTGGAGCTGCTGCTAAGCTTCCATTAGTATAAGAGGAAGCAACTGCAGCTCGTTCAGTTTTCGCTTGACCTGTGTTCCTGACCGCTTTTAGTAGCTACCGTTGAGTGTAGCCAGCATACTTAAATATGGCCAAAATATAACTAGAGCAATTGTAATAATTAAAGAATGCCGTATACATAGTTTTGTATATAGCTTTTAGGAGCCACATAATAGGCATATTAATTAATGCAGACATTTGTCGCATCTGCATTTGTCACAGCTCATTTGCAGCAAATTAAGCGTGTCGGCCAAAAGGTAgaactaatttaatttttcatataaccAACAACTCCCACTTGCATAAGCGTAACTATTTatttgtgcctgtgtgtgtgtgtgtaagtgtgtgtatgttagatgcgtatgtatgtgaaATAGGGGGCAGCTAAGCGACGCTGTCAGCAACATTTGCGAACTGTTCTCATTTTCTCATTTTCGCGCAATGTGTGAGAATTACAAAATGCAAGCTAGCGGCAAGTTTGTGTcagttgccacacacacacacacacacacacacacacgcacacgcacacacactcgtacaGTCGAACACTCGCACACCCCATTTAAAGCAACGCTCACACTCATGCTTCAtttaacacgcacacaaccaGACACTTTGGACGCCATTTTGCAGGTGGCAAGGCGTTTAAATGACTTGTGACAACTTTATGCGCAGCCCACTATTCCtggcaaaatacaaaaaaaaaaaagaaaagaaaataaatactgTCACAAAATTATGCCATCAAGTTGCAAGCAGCTGAAGCATTAAAAGTGCAGCAgaaatattttcatgtttaCACTGCAAAACTGAGAAATATTATTCTTGATGTTAATCGTGAAATGAAAAACCAGTTCGAGTTTGCAGTTCCACAATtccaattgaaaaaaaaacaacccgAATTTCTTTCCTTCAAATAATTagattcaaaataaaaaatgcttgaagaaatatcaaatatatttttgggttTGAGGTCCTCAAATTTGCTGTTTACAAATTAGGGCATTTTGctggaattttaattttagtcttcaataaatttgaatgtgtgtattttgcatattaacACATAGCAGAAACTGGAGAAGCTTCTAGATTTCAAGAGTGCGTACAAATTTCGCAGCCGCAATCATTTTTCCCTTGACTTTCTTTTCTGTTTAACGAACTTTGATGTTTCTTAATCGTTTTTTTAGCACAAGGCTTATCAATGTTCTGTTTAGCCCCCTTTTCATTCTGCTCCTCACTAACGCCGTCGGAAGAGCTGCTCTCTCCTTGTTCATTTTTTGAAGAAATTTGAATGCGAATATCAGTCTTAAAAATTGTTGCCGAATTATCAGTACCATCCTTAAGATTTTGTTCTTGCCCCGTTTCTCCACTTTGAGTTTGATTCTGACATGCATCATTTAGATCTTCTCCATTACCTGAAAATGTAAAAGATAACATCGAATTTAAATACAGAATCGCATTTAGTTTTCCCAccatttgtattattttcagGAGCCTCATTTTCAAGAAAATTCCCAGAAGATAAGACATCATTTAGATGTTTAATATAGTCCACCGGCATAGATTGTGCGTATTGAGGGTTAACCTCAAGCTTGACTTGCTTAACGTTGCCGGGAAGATAGGAGCTTTCTTCTGACATAAAGTTGTCCAATTCGAAACGGTATGTTCCACCACTTACAGCCACAATCGATACAGCCATTATCAGGAGCCCGAGCGAAATAGGTTTCATCTTGCTGCCGAAATATTACAAACTAATTGACTTGCAGATATAGGAGCTCACAATACAATTATCGCTTCCATTTTAATCAATACGCAACGGTGCACTGAGACTAACAGCCTTTGTTATTCAATCATGTAATTTGAACTGCTGagttaaatgcattaaaaattttCCAGTCTtagttcaaatattttatcatGTTTTCCTTCTAAGATCAAGAATGAATATATACAGTCGGGCTCCTGATATTCTCAGATGCAATCAGACAACTGAATAAACTCTCTATTCATTTTGAAACAAATAACACTGGTTATGTAATTGCTTATTATATCTTAAGTAGGGTACATTTGACTCTTGGTTTTTATTTCGATGAAAGttttagaaaaatacaaacaaattcgTTTCTCATGCCCCATATGTACCCTATTATTATTCTTTCGCCTTTTGAAAAGGTTCAAGACATTTGCAATTGAACCTCTTATGCTTAGCCCTATATCTATGCGTTTTCTTATGATCCTCGAGTTCCTCGCTACTAGATGACTCTTCAGTGCTTGCATCTGCAGTAGAAAAGTCTAAGGCATTATCAAGAGGCCCATGTCTAGGGTTTTCCTTATGCTCGGTACTTTCGCTTAAAGAAT
The sequence above is drawn from the Drosophila virilis strain 15010-1051.87 unplaced genomic scaffold, Dvir_AGI_RSII-ME tig00000011, whole genome shotgun sequence genome and encodes:
- the LOC116649720 gene encoding gram-negative bacteria-binding protein 3-like; the protein is MRAATSQVEQLVLVLIVCLAALGSSQAYEVPRATVKVNTPHGFEVSVPDEPGITLFAFHGKLNAEMEDLGDQTWATDVVSARNGRWTYHNRQQKLQPGDVLYYWTTVRYNGLDFHSYNQRHQVGQDDAKSQNVTIDLTTKGGSHLPININGNPTINIFVS